The following proteins come from a genomic window of Pseudomonas sp. J452:
- a CDS encoding PAS domain S-box protein, which translates to MSETDSATPPAAMPVEFAQALHGVEGERWFRQMADGLPLIVWTARADGVVDYFNQRWWDFIGARPGMPDESGWQDVLHPDDLPPTLARWQQALATGEAYEMEYRFLRAADQTYRWHLGRAEPLREADGQILKWLGTCTDIDDQKRAAESLAGVQQRLQEQVLERTMLIERVNTHLLAEVQKGEYLLRQLQSHTDNLARIIATQTRLAEAELDLDLFLNLVVQQMQELTPASGAAVELVEGEEMVYRAASGSVAPFVGVRLGIGSSLSGLCVRSATVLMSADTEQDPRVDLAACRKIGVASMVVAPLLLAGQAVGVLKIMAAQPNAFSAADVQTLQLMAGLLGSELGHQVDYENNQRLLAERTEEVAKRMASEAVLRANMERTQRIIESSHEAFVCVNEQSEITDWNSEASRIFGWERGEVIGRPLTSVIIPERLRSAHHEGMTRFIRTGQGPVINRRVELPALRKDGSELIVEITISTSGSGAEREFSAFMRDVTERKRTEQEVLLNQQLLRSVTDAIPAVVAFVDTREVLRYCNKPFLQTFGKIEAQCLGHSLLELLGSDEYAFIQPHVAQALAGQQTSFERALKVHGNERYLEARYVPERDIGGEVRGFYLILWDITERWALEQQFRLRALRDSLTGLLNRAAIMEALERALAEHGPGSRDLALLYLDVDHFKEINDNLGHAVGDEVLKIFAARLERSVRTSDVVARLGGDEFVILLQHLSSAEHACEVAAKVIDAMVEPLQIRQHSLAVSTSIGVAMLDAQTPCPETLLEKADQALYQAKQAGRNRFSLSS; encoded by the coding sequence ATGAGCGAAACTGACTCCGCTACTCCCCCGGCCGCTATGCCCGTTGAGTTCGCTCAGGCGCTGCATGGCGTGGAGGGCGAGCGCTGGTTTCGCCAGATGGCCGATGGTTTGCCGCTGATCGTCTGGACTGCGCGCGCGGACGGTGTTGTCGACTATTTCAACCAGCGCTGGTGGGACTTCATAGGCGCCAGGCCGGGCATGCCGGATGAGAGTGGCTGGCAGGACGTTCTCCACCCAGATGATCTGCCCCCTACGCTTGCCCGCTGGCAGCAGGCGCTGGCCACTGGCGAAGCCTATGAAATGGAGTACCGCTTCCTGCGGGCTGCTGACCAGACCTACCGCTGGCATCTGGGGCGCGCCGAGCCACTGCGCGAGGCTGACGGGCAGATTCTCAAGTGGCTGGGCACCTGTACCGATATCGATGACCAGAAACGCGCTGCCGAGTCGCTGGCAGGTGTTCAGCAGCGTCTGCAGGAACAGGTGCTCGAGCGCACGATGCTGATCGAGCGGGTCAACACGCACCTGCTGGCTGAAGTGCAGAAGGGCGAGTATCTGCTGCGCCAACTGCAGTCGCACACCGATAACCTGGCGCGGATTATCGCGACCCAGACTCGTCTGGCCGAGGCCGAGCTGGATCTCGATCTGTTCCTCAACCTAGTGGTGCAGCAGATGCAGGAGCTGACTCCAGCTTCGGGGGCGGCAGTCGAGTTGGTCGAAGGTGAAGAGATGGTCTATCGCGCGGCCTCTGGCAGCGTGGCGCCATTCGTGGGCGTGCGCCTGGGCATTGGCAGCAGCCTGTCCGGGCTCTGTGTGCGCTCGGCCACGGTGCTGATGTCGGCCGATACCGAGCAGGATCCGCGGGTCGATCTGGCCGCGTGCCGCAAGATCGGCGTGGCGTCGATGGTGGTGGCGCCGCTACTGCTGGCTGGCCAAGCCGTGGGTGTACTGAAGATCATGGCGGCGCAGCCGAACGCCTTTAGCGCCGCCGATGTGCAGACCCTGCAGCTGATGGCCGGTTTGCTGGGCTCGGAGCTGGGTCATCAGGTCGATTACGAGAACAACCAGCGCCTGCTCGCCGAGCGTACCGAGGAAGTGGCCAAGCGCATGGCGTCCGAGGCGGTACTGCGTGCCAACATGGAGCGTACCCAGCGCATCATCGAGAGTTCTCACGAGGCCTTCGTCTGCGTCAACGAACAGAGCGAGATTACCGACTGGAACTCCGAGGCCAGCCGGATATTTGGCTGGGAGCGGGGCGAGGTGATAGGGCGCCCGCTGACCTCGGTGATCATCCCGGAGCGCCTACGCAGCGCACATCATGAGGGCATGACGCGCTTTATCAGAACCGGCCAGGGGCCGGTGATCAATCGTCGGGTCGAGTTGCCGGCCCTGCGCAAGGATGGCAGCGAGCTGATCGTGGAAATCACCATCAGTACCAGTGGCAGCGGCGCAGAGCGTGAGTTCAGCGCCTTCATGCGCGATGTCACCGAGCGCAAACGCACCGAGCAGGAGGTGCTGCTCAATCAGCAGTTGCTGCGTTCGGTCACCGATGCCATTCCCGCCGTGGTGGCTTTTGTCGACACGCGCGAAGTGCTGCGTTACTGCAACAAGCCGTTCCTGCAGACGTTCGGCAAGATCGAGGCGCAGTGTCTGGGGCATTCCTTGCTCGAATTGTTGGGCAGCGATGAGTACGCCTTCATCCAGCCCCATGTGGCGCAGGCCCTGGCGGGGCAGCAGACCTCCTTCGAACGGGCGCTCAAGGTGCATGGCAACGAGCGCTATCTGGAGGCGCGTTACGTGCCCGAGCGGGATATTGGCGGTGAGGTGCGCGGCTTCTATCTGATTCTCTGGGACATTACCGAGCGCTGGGCGCTGGAGCAGCAGTTCCGCTTGCGGGCCCTGCGCGACAGCCTGACCGGTCTGCTCAACCGTGCCGCGATCATGGAGGCGCTCGAGCGTGCGCTCGCCGAGCACGGGCCTGGTAGTCGCGATCTAGCCTTGCTCTATCTGGATGTCGACCACTTCAAGGAGATCAACGACAACCTCGGTCATGCCGTGGGGGACGAGGTGCTGAAAATCTTCGCCGCACGCCTGGAGCGCAGCGTGCGCACCAGCGATGTGGTGGCGCGTTTGGGGGGCGATGAGTTCGTCATCCTGCTGCAGCACCTGTCGTCGGCCGAGCACGCCTGTGAGGTGGCCGCCAAGGTTATCGACGCCATGGTCGAGCCGTTGCAGATTCGTCAGCACAGCCTGGCGGTCTCCACCAGCATCGGCGTGGCCATGCTC